In Oceaniferula flava, the genomic window AAAACCCTCGTGGGAATGCTCTAAGCGAAGGGAGCTGTCCAAGCTTTTACTCAAGCGTCTCCGTATCATGCGGAGGCGCTTTTTTTTATTAGGTGATGTGCAGGATCGCGCGGGCGGCAGTGAAGTAGATTAGCATGCCGGAAATATCCACCAGGGTGGTGATCGCCGGGGCGGCCACCACGGCAGGGTCCAACTTGATGGCCCGGGCGCCGATGGGTAACAGGGCGCCGGAGAGGGTGGAGCTGGTGATTTGCAAGGCCAGGGCTAGCGAAACTGCCAAGCTGAAGGAGGCGATGGTGACGCCGACTGGAAGCTGAGGGTTGAACAGGGGAAGGATGAACATGGTGACGATGGCAATGCACAGCCCCATCACCGATCCTAACATGGCACCGAGGCAGACTTCCTTGGAAAGCACCTTGCGGGTGGTTCCTGCTTCCAGTTCACCCAGAGACATGGCACGGATAACCATCGCGGCCGCTTGCCCCCCGGTATTACCCCCGGCGGCGACCACCATCGGCAGGTAAAGTGCCAGAAGGTAAATGCTGCTGAGCACATCCTCAAAGCGAAGCATCACGTAGCCGGATGAGATGGCCAGCATTGCCAGGATGAGCAACCATGGGAAACGCCGCTTAAAGTGGGTGGAGAGTGCGGTGTTGAGGTAGGTTTCCTCCGATTGCTCACCGGCGATACCAGACATCTTCTCGATATCCTCGGTCGATTCCTCTTCCAGAATTTCAAGGACATCATCGTGGGTGATCACCCCTAACAGGTATTCATACTCGTTGACCACTGGCAGCAGGGTCATGTCGTATTTGGAGAAGATCTGGGCGGCTTCCTCCTGGTCTGCGGTGGCGAGAATGGTGATGTCCACCTCCTCCATGATGCTGGAAACGCGGGTGTCCCAGGTGCTGAATGCGAGGTCTCTGAGGCGAACTTTGCCAAGTAGGTGGCCACGCTCATCGACCACATAAATGCGCGCTAAGGACTCGGCCGAATCCTGCTCTTCACGGAGAGTGTCGAGGGCCTCCTTCACCGACATGTTCTGGGTGATGCGGGCCACCTTGGTGGTCATGCGGCCACCGGCGGTTTCCTCGTGGTAGCGCATCAGGCTGCGCGTTTCCTCCATCTCTTCCGGTTGCAGCAGGGCTAGGTAGCGTTGCTGGGCAGAGGTGCTGACGTCCTGCAGGATATCGGCGCGGTCATCATCGACCAGCTGTCCGAGGATTTCCCGCTGTTGCGCGATGGGGAAGCGCTCCAGAGTCTCCTCGATCAGGGTATCCGGCAGTTCCGCGAGCACCTCTGAGAAGCGCGCAGTATCAATGTTTTTGGTGAAAAACTCGCGCCCTTGGTCGTCGAGATCCTCAAAAACATTGGCCAGATCCGCATAGTGCAGCTCCTCCGCCGCTTGGGCGAATTTCTCTGCGTTAAAATCGGCGATCGAGCCAACGAGGTTCTCGATATCCATGGTCCTCTCTTCGGGCATGCTGATGTTTTAATGGGCTGCACTCAAAATCCAAATACCAAACTGAGGAAATGCCGTCACACGATCTCTCCCAGCCAGCTGAGGAACTCATCGTGGCGGGCTACATCGTATTGGTGGCAGAGGAACCCAGCCTTTTGCCCGGCGGCGATGTTGGCGGGGAGATCATCAATGTAGGCCGTCTGTTCCGGCACCAACTGCCATTGATCGATGGTGAGCTGATAGATTTCCGGTTCGGGTTTGATATGACCGGTCTGATAGGAAAAGACACCACCCTCGAACTTCTCGAAAATCGGGTGATTCTGGATGAGGTGGTCTTTGTGAGGGTTGTTGATGTTGGAAAATAAAATCAAGCGGTGACCGTCGGCGTGCAGTTTCTCGATGGTCGACCACATGATGGTGTTCGGCTCAAAGATATCGAGCCAGGCACTGAGGAAGGCTTCCTGTGTCCCTTGGAACCCGAGTTTTTCCGCGGCCCAGGTGAAGTATTCGTCCGGCTCGATCCTTCCGGCTTCGAAGTCGTCTTTGCGCTCGATCAGGGCGTTGAAGCGGGATTCCGGGTCGCTGACCTCGGCGGGAATGAGCTTCGAGAGGGCGGGCTGGAAATCAACGCCGATGATGACGTTGCCAATATCAAATAGAAAATCCATGGTGGGTGAGGAGCTGGGTGTTACGAGCAGTGGCTGAGGATGAAATTGGCAGCCGTCTGGGCGGCATTCGGTCGGGCGTGTCGTGCGAGGCTCCGTTTCATCGTCCGCCAGCCGCAGGCGTTGTCACTGAGCATTTCGCGAATGTGGGCGGAGAGCGAGCCTGGGGTGTCGGCCAGGTGACCACCGTTGAGGTGTCGCAGCAGGTTTAGATTACCTTCTTCCTGACCCGGCACCAGGTGGTGAATGAGCATGGGGCAGGCGGCCGCCAGGGATTCGTGCACCGTGGCGCCTCCGGCTTTTCCAACCACCAAATGATGCGAGGTCAGCAGCTCCGGCACCCGCTTGGTCCAGCCTTTGATACGCACCCGGCCCGGGTAGCTGTCCTTGATTTCCTTCGCCCGACTGTAAAGTTTGCGCACATTGCGACCTAACACAATGGTGAGCTCCACATTGTCGTGGCCGGCGTCCAGGATCTCGCGGGCCACGCGCCGGACGTGTGGTTTTTTGGCCGTGGGGAAATAGAGCACCCGGAATGGCTGCAGCGAGTCGTCTGCCGAGACCGGAGCCAGATCGGCAAAGTGCGGATTCACCGGGAAGCCGGTTTCCACCAGTTGGGTTTCTGGCAGACCTTGACGAATCAACGAGTCCCGGGTGCGGCTGTCTGTCACCAGCCAGTAGTCAGTGGGCGCTTTTCGCCAGGCGGCATTGATTTCGATGGAATCGGTCACCACGGTGAACACCGGGACCTTGGGGGTGCCGTTGGCGAAGATGCGTTGTAAAAAATAAGGGTAAAGCGGGTAGCTGCTGACGATGGCCTTGGGCTGGTGCTCCTGGATCAGGTCGCGCAGCATCATCTCGGGTTTGCGCATCATCGGCAGGCGTTCTTTGGAGAAATCCTGACGTTCGGTGGAGAGGTAAATCCGACGCCACAGCCAGGGGGCGTGGGTGGTGACACCACGGTAAAAACTACGCAGTCGCTCATTGATCCACGGGGCTCCCAGCGCGCAGGGGTCGGTGCACAGGACCGGGCATTGTTTTTCCAGAGCAATCGACAGGTTTCTGGCGGCGCTGTTGTGGCCATCGCCAAATCCAGCGGTTAGTATTAATATGTCGGCCTTGCTGCTGCTCACGCGCGAAACGATAGTCGGCGTCGAGGGTTGCGTCGATATCTCAATTGGACTAACCGTTATAAAAAGACATGGAAAAGAAACGCTCAAAAGCGAAACCGCAGCCTGACTTAAGAGTGCTTCCCGAGGAGGAAACGCCGCGACTCGTTCCCGACCAAGAGTCGGAGACCGATGAGGTCAAAAAATCGGCCGCACCTTCGTATGCTGGGAAAAGCGCGCAGCCGGTGCTGGATTTCGACACCGCTGCAGCGAGCACACCAACGCAGCAACCCAAATCAATGGCAGCTGTTCTAGAGCCTGAGGAAGCTTGGGGTGCTGAGCAGAAAAAAGGCCAAATCCCCACCGGCTGGCTGGTGCTCGGCGGGGCGCTGATCTTGGGTATTGCAGCCTGGGTGCTGGTTTCGCTGAATCAAAGCCGGGAGGTGGTCAGCCAGAATTTGGTGGTGCAGAAGGAGATTGAGCATGACCGGGAGCAGGAAGACCGGCAGGCTCGCGATAGCTTGGACGCCTTGCGCAGTTCGGTTACGCAGTTTTTTGCCGCAAAATCAGCGGCAGATCTACTTCCTCACGTCAGGCAGCAGGGGCGGGTGAAGCCATTGCTCGAGAGCTACTACCAGGCTCACACATTCCAGCCGCGCAAGTTTGTGACCTTCTCCAGTCTGAATGCCCTGGTCCTAAGCACCCGACCATTCTTACTCGCCGAATGCCAGCTGGAAAATGGTGAGACTCAGGAGTTGCTCTTGGAAGATCAGGGTGGAGGCAAATATTTAGCCGACTGGGAAACCTACGTGCACTATCAGCCGATGCCTTGGGAAGATTTTTTAGATCAGCGCCCGAGCAAACCCTTGAACATGCGTGTGGTCTGTAAAAAAGATAATTTCTATGCCTACGAGTTCAGAGATGAAGCCGAGTATCAATGTTATCGGCTCACGGCTCGTGATTTCGAAGGGTATGTTTACGGATATGTGCCACGTAGAAGTAAGCTGAATTACCAGCTGGATAGCGCGCTTAAGAACTCAAGTCGGATACAGCCGATGATCCTTCGACTGCGTTATCCGGAAGGGGGGAACTCGAAGCGTGCGGTGCTGATCGATGCCGTGCTCTCCAAGAACTGGACCTACGTCACCGAGCCGGAGTTTTAAAAAGGAGAGGGGATAAAAAAACGGAAGAGCCGAAGCCCTTCCGTTGAAATGATTGAGTTTGGATTGAGTTCAATCGGGGCGAGAATTACTCGTCGCCACCTTTTTTGCCACGGCCGCCTTTAGCTCCGCCTCTTTTGCCTGGGGCCATTTGGATGGCATCAGGATAAGTGGCTTTGACCCACTCGCGCACGCCTTCACGCTCTTCTTTGCTGAGTTTGCCGTCTTTGTCGGCGTCGAACTTAGCGAGTGTGGCAGCTTTGATTTCTTTGCGCTCTTTGCTGATGGTTTCACGAGCGGTTTTCTTTTCCGCATCGCTCAGAGTGCCGTCTTTATCGGCATCGAAACGCTCGAGCATTTTTTTCTTCATTGCTTCGCGTTGCTCTGGGCTTGGGCCTTTGCCTTCACGGCCTTTTTTGGCACCTTTTTCAGGCTTCTCAGCGTAAGCGGTGACGCTCAGGGCGAGGGCTGCAGCAGCGGCGGTGATGATGGTTTTGGTCATTTTCATATTAGTTGGGTCTTAGTTTGTTTAGTTGGTTACGCTCGTTCCTGAACGTTTGGGGTTCAAGTTGCTATTGCGTGAGGTCTAAAACCCGCAGGGGATGAAAAGGTTGTAAAAAAAATCATGAGCTTGAGAAAAAGTTCTCTCAAATGCATTGCCAGCCATCGGTGAACCCGCTTGGATGCCCCTGCTAATGAGTTCTCCTTCCGAAGCTAAAAAATCCAAGGCTCAGGTGTTTGCCGCCAGATTGTTCAGCACCCTGATTTTGTGGGCGCTGGTGACCGCTGTGTTCGTGAGCGACCAGGCTTGGGCCTTCCTCGCCGTTCTTTCCCTGCTCGGCCTGTTTAGCGTCCGCGAGTATTTTCAAATGACCCGCAAAGGCGGTATGCCATCGCAGCCGCGCTGGGGGCTGCTGGTCAGTTCTTCCTATTTGATCTATGTGGCAGTGAGGCTGGGGATGCAAGGACCTGCGGCCTTGGACGGATTGCTGGAAACGGACATCGCCTTTGTCATGCTCATCGTCACCGGCGGCTTCATGTGTCAGCTACGGCGCTCGGTGGACGGCAAGAATACCGTGACCGAGGTGGCCATTACGACCTTGGGGTTCGTTTACGTTGCGGTGCTCTACAGTTTTCTCGCTCGCTTGTTATTCCTTCCCGAGCCACTGGCTGATGGGGCCCGGGTGCCCGGCGCTTGGCTACTGCTCTGGCTGATTGCGGTCACCAAATTCACCGATATGGGAGCCTACATCACCGGCTCATTGATCGGAAAACACAAGATGATCCCACACATCAGCCCGGGGAAAACCTGGCAGGGCTTCGGTGGTGCTCTGATTTTTTCCCAGCTCGCGGGCTGCGGACTCTACGCCATCATGCCAGCTGAGTTGGCCATCCTCGGTGGCTGGGGCTGGGTGGTGCTGCTGAGCCTGGTGCTCTCGCTCTTGGCCGTGGTGGGTGATCTCGCGGAATCTGTTCTCAAACGAAGCATCGGGGTGAAGGATTCGGGCAACACCCTGCCGGGGATTGGCGGTGCGCTCGACCTCATCGATAGCCTCTGCTTCACCGCGCCGGTGCTGTATTTCTTCCTTCGTTGGATGCCCGTGTAAGCCCTTGTTCAACCGCTCCCTCACATTTGTTGTATGCCGAAACGTAAAGTAGTCTTGTTAGGATCCACCGGGTCGATTGGAACCAGCACCCTGAAGGTGGCCGCAGATCTACCGGATCGATTGGAAATCGTTGCCCTGGCGGCGAACTCCAGCGTGCAGGACTTGGCGGCGCAAGCCCGTGAAACCGGGGTGAAGCATGTGGCGCTGTATGATCGCTCGAAGGAAGCCGAACTCCGTGCCGCACTGCCCGATGACGTGACCATTCACTTGGGGGCGGAAGGTTTGTTAGAGGTTTCGACGCTGGCGGAGGCTGACATGGTGCTGGTCGCCATCGTAGGCACCGCCGGACTTCAGCCGGCACTCGCGGCAATCGAGGCCGGAAAAGATCTCGCCGTGGCCAGCAAGGAAATCCTCGTCATGGCTGGCGAGCTAGTGATGGGCGCTGCCGAGCGCCAAGGGGTGAACGTGCTGCCTGTCGACAGTGAGCACAATGCGATTTTCCAATGCCTAAATGGTCACCAAGGTGGCGAACGTGAAGTTTCCCGCCTCATTCTGACTGCTTCCGGTGGACCGTTTCGGCAAACGCCCGCGGAGGAGCTGCAAGATGTCACTCTCGCCCAGGCGCTGAAACATCCCACCTGGGACATGGGTCGCAAGATCACCATCGATTCCTCGACCTTGTTTAACAAAGGTCTGGAAATGATCGAGGCACGCTGGCTCTTTGGGATCGAGATGGAACGGATCGATGTCATCGTGCATCCACAGAGCATCGTGCACTCGATGGTGGAATACGTCGATGGCAGCGTCTTGGCCCAGCTGAGCAATACCGACATGTGTTTCCCGATTCAGTATGCCGTCACATGGCCGGATCGGGTGCCAGGCGGACTGAAACCACTCGATTTTGCCAAGCTTGCGAAGTTGGAGTTCGAGGCCCCTCGCTACGATGATTTCCCGGCACTCAACTTGGCGCGCCGTGCCGGCCAGCAGGGGGGAACCTTGCCGGCTGTCTACAATGCTGCCAACGAGGTGGCGGTGGATGCTTTCTGCGATGGCAAGATCGGCTACACCGACATTGCTCGGGTCGTGGCACAGGTCATGGATGCCCACGAGGTGCAGCACGCCGGTGATTTGGACACTCTGATCGCGGCTGATTCCGCTGCCCGGGAAGCGGCTAGCGCAATTTGCGACGCGTGATTAAAGCGAAGCCTGCGAGCGATAAGAGCCCGAGCGACGAGGGCTCAGGCACGGTGACCAAGGTGAGCGACTCACCATCGACGGCCAGCAGGGCGTTGATTTCCGTGATGTAATTGGGCACGAAGGTGGCTCCGGAATAACGAGGGTCGCCACCAGAGGCCGGATTGTTGAACCAATTCACACCAGTAAGCACGAGATCGGAACCAACCGTGGTGAATAGCGGAGCTCCTGAGTCACCTCCGATCAGATAAGCTTCGTCGGCCCCTAGGCTTTCGGGCGAAAAGGCGTCGTCGTCAAAGGTGATGGCATCGCCCACAGTTGGGAAGTCGCTGAAGGAACCGAAGCCGTCCAGTTCATTGCGTCCCACCCGAAACGAAGTGGTGCTGGCTCCTGCATCACGGCCAACGACGTAGGCCTCGCGGTCTGAGTAGACCGATGAGCCGAAGGTTAACGAAGTCGTCGGTGTCGCGGAAATGGCGTAGATGGCGACAGTCGGCCCCGGTGCTGAGCTCAATTTGCCAATGACGAGATCTGTGCTGCCGACCTGGGTGATGCTGAGGACTTCGCGGGTGACCGTGCTTCCAGCTGGATTGTTATCGGTGTGGAAAACGATATCGTTTCCTACAGTGGGCGCTGCGTGTTCGGCGGAGATGAAATAAGTTGATGAAATCATCGTTGCCCATCGGTAGCTGCCACCGTTCTCGATACCGACGCCAGACCAATCCTGAGTCGCACCGATGAATGCTGCGTCGTTGGTGAAGCGGTGGTGGGAGGCCGATGAATAGGTCTCCAAACTGAGCGCCGCGGGCAGGGAAACCGTGGAAATGATGAGCAGGCTGGAGGCGATCGAGAGTGTGGTGTGTGACATAGCGAAGGGTGAGGAATGAGCGTTGTGTTGATCAGACGAATGAAACTCGGTGCTATGCATTTCTTAAATATGAAGCTCTTTAAAAGAGGTTCTGCTAGCGTGGTCTGGCGATTAAAATGCCGGCGTGTTTTTTAAATTTGTGCAAATAGCCGGACACGGTGCTATCGATCACGATTTTTTTATAGGTCGTGGAAGCATGCATGAACCTGGACCGTCCTTGGGCGTCCTTGATGACGATGCCTACGTGTGAGCAGTAGCCTCCGTCGTGGTGGCTGGCGATGCCAATGATGTCGCCATTTTGCAGGTGCTGCTCAATGCCCGCTACCTTGTGCTTGGGAACCATGTGAACCGGCATCTTGGTCAAGCGGGCCTCGTGGGCAGCCATACCTCGTCTGAGCTGCGGGTTGTGCTTCAAGTAGCGGTAGCTTTTCCACAAAATAGTCATTTCCTGGCACTTGTTGTTCATTTTCTGCGTAGGAAAACGCTTTGTCAGATCGAAAATATTGCCCCGGCGATGGTTGTCTTGATACCACTCCGCGAGGTAGTGGATGCGATCGAGGTAGTTGCCGTTGCAGCGGCCACCGCGGTAGCGTGTCCACTCGATTTGGCGCAGTAAATCTTGGGGCGTGTAGCGGCTCTTGGGGGTCTCCAGCATCCGACTGAACCCCAGGCAGGCTTCAAAAAATGTCCAGCAGTCCATGCCTGTGAAGTCTACCGACGGACTTTCGATGTGGTTGTCAATTTCCAGCGTGTAACTCTTATAGGGCAGCCCTTCCAGCTCCTTCGCCACCTTGACCATCCGAGAGTGCATGGGCAGGCGTCCCCATTGTTCTTTGACTGCCTTGTGTGCGATTTGTTGAAATTTAGCCTGCCCTTTGAAGGTTTTGGATAGCGGCAAGTGCGGGGCGGCTTGGGCTGAAAATGACCAAGACAAGAGGATGAAGAAGGTAAGAAAAAGTCGACGCATCATCTCAACCATAACGTCATTTGCTTCCGACGAAAATCGAAAACCACAGAATTTGTGATAGTTAAGTGATTGCTAAGTTTAAAGTTTCAATTAATTAGAAGTCAACCTCAGCAAGGAATGCTGGGCTTGCAGCAAACCCCAAGCGCATGAAGGTTCCATCCTCTCACTCACTCCGCCACCGCGGATTCACTTTAGTTGAAATCACTTTTACCGTGGCTGTGTTGCTGACTCTTGTGGCGATTACCATGACAGTTTCCCATGGCTATGTGCAGCAGGCTCAGCGAGCTGGCTGTGTGATGAATCAGGACACTATTCGCACCGTGCTAACGGCTCATGCCAATCTCACGGAGGAATCATTCGAGGCGGGCGTGGACTACTATGATTCTGAGGAAACGCGCGACTTATTTAGCAACCTCCCGTTATGCCCACAGGGAGGTCAATATTCCGCTAAACTCGATGCGGCTGGTGAAAACCTGGTGGTGACCTGTGACTTGCACGGTGAGGAACTTGAATAATTAAAGAGGCGAGTGTGGTAACCCAGATTCCCCAGCGAATGCTCTTGCCCGTGGGTGCTCGGCTCACTAGCTTCGCGTGGCTCCGATAGCGGGCTGATTGAAATCATGGAAATCTGGAAGGCAATTATCGTGGGCGTCGTGCAGGGGCTGGCTGAGTTTTTACCCATCTCCTCGTCCGGACATATCGTCTTGACCCAATTTTTACTGGGAATGCGCCCTTTTCCAGAGGGTGGCGAAGGTGATATCGTGTTTGAGGTTATCCTGCACTTGGGAACGCTGATGAGCGTGTTGGTGTATTTTTGGCGTCGACTGTGGAATATGACCCGCTCGCTCTGGACCAAGGACCTGGAAGAAGAGCGTCGCTGGATCTGGCTGCTAGGTCTGGCCACTTTGCCTGCTGTGGTGTTGGTCATTACGCCCATCAATTTCGTGACCAATGCTGAAACAGGCGACCGAGAAAAGGTCACTCTCGGCGATATTTTCGAACGTGCTTACGATAATCCAGTGGTGGTTTCCTGTCTTCTGCTTGTTACGGGTGCACTTCTGCTGGCTCCGAAAGTAATCCGAATCAAACAACGTCAGCTTGGTTGGAAAGGGGCTCTTGCCATGGGGATTGGCCAGGCAATTGCAATTCTGCCCGGCATTTCACGCAGTGGCTCATCGATCACTGCCGGATTAATAGCAGGGGTTGACGCCAAGAAAGCGGCGGAGTTTTCCTTTCTGATGTCAATTCCAGCTATTGCAGGGGCCGTGGTCTTTAAATTGGATGAGTTCAAAGAGAAGTTCACCAGCGATACCATGGTGCCGTATCTGGCAGGAGCGATCAGTGCTTTTGTGGTCGGAATTCTGGCCGTGGCGTTGGTAATGACCGCGATCAGGCGCGGTAAATTCCAGTATTTCGCCTACTACTGCTTCGCGGCTGGTATTTCCGGCATTCTTTATTTCTCGCTGGCCGGTTAGTTGCGCTGAGCAACATAGGCCACCCTGAGGATGGAGAGGCAGGCCTACTTGGCTGGAGGTCTTGTGAAGTCCTGCACTCGGAGATAGCTGGGCACTTCGAGAGATGGATGTGGTGAGAGAGTGTATCGCGCTCATTGACAAACTGGGCCGATCCCACCAAGTTCGTCCGCGCCCGTCGGAGGCTCGAAAAAGGATTGGCACCTGGCCCCGTGCCACCAGAACCTGATCAGACTGATAGCGGCTTGAATGGACTCTAACGAATTATGGCGAAGAAGAAAAAAAAGACAGTTCTGAGCACCGTCATCAGCATGGTGATTATCGCGGCGGTGATCTGGATGAAATACCAGGAAACGACCGACGCCAATATCCGCGAGGGCAAGGTCAGGGATAAGTCCGTAGAAATTACGGTTCCAGCCGAGCAGTCTGATACGTCGCTTACAAACTTGCTCAGCGTGGTGCAGCTCTCGTCGACTCAATTTGAGGTCTTGAAAAATTGTTCTCTAATCGATCACCGAGGCAATGACGGTGATAGTTTTCACGTGAAAACTGCCAAAGGTGAAGAGGAGGTTCGGCTGTATTTTGTGGATGCTCCGGAAAGTGCCGCCCGAACCTACGGCGGCGGGGAGAACAATTACGAACGGATCGCCCAGCAGGGAGCGGCCATGGGGGGACTGGACCAGAAGCAAACCACCCAGGTGGGTGTGGAGGCCAAGTTGTTCGCCAAAAAACTGCTCAAAGCCCGTCCTTTTACTATCGTGACTAAGCGTGAAAAAGTCTATCGATCCCACCGGATCTACGCCTATGTCATTGTTGAGTGGGAGGGTGAAAAACGTTATCTGCATGAACTGCTGGTGGCCCACGGACTGGGGCGGATCCATACCAAGCCGATGACCATGCCCGACAATACCTCCGGCTCGCGCCAACGTGATCGCTTGAAAACGATTGAGAACTATGCCAAGTCGAAAGACTACGGAGCGTGGGGCGCCCATTAATCTACCGAGAAGCTCAAACTTCCGAATCTGAACCGATCAATCTAAATATTTTCCCATGTTAGCTAAAAGAATCATTCCCTGTCTTGATGTCACCGATGGCCGCGTGGTCAAGGGCACCAATTTTGTCGATCTCCGCGATGCTGGCGATCCTGTCGAGTGCGCTGTGGCCTATAACGATCAGGAGGCGGACGAACTGGTATTTCTCGATATCACCGCCTCATCGGACGAGCGCAAGACCATGGTTGATGTGGTCCGCCGCACCGCCGAGAAATGCTTCATCCCGCTCACCGTGGGGGGAGGAATTCGCAGCGTGGAAGACATGCGTGAAATGCTTTTGGCTGGGGCTGATAAAGTGGGTATCAACACCGCAGCGGTGACCCGACCCGAACTGATCAATGAAGGCGCCACCGCTTTTGGGAACCAGTGCATTGTCGTTGCTATCGATGCCAAACGAGAGGGCCCTGGAAAATGGGGAGTCTACACCCATGGAGGCCGTAATCCGGTGGGACTGGATGCCGTCGAATGGGCCAAGGAATGCGCCAGCCGCGGTGCCGGGGAGATTCTGCTCACCAGCATGGATTCTGATGGCACTAAGGCAGGTTACGATATTGAACTGACCCGTGCGGTCAGCGAAGCGGTGAATATTCCGGTGATTGCCTCCGGCGGGGCAGGGAACCTGCAGCACATGGTGGACGTCTTGAAGGATGGCAAAGCGGATGCCGTGCTGGCTGCCAGTATTTTCCACTTTGGGGAACACACCGTCGCTGAAGCCAAAGAACTTTTTGCCGAGCAAGACATCCCCGTTAGGCGTTAATTACGGGCTGATGCAGGGCCGGCAATTAATGTGAAGAAAAGGGCAAAAAAAAACTTGCATCCAAGTGTCTGTCCCACTAGTTTGCGCCCGCCCTGAGGGAGACTCCAGGACACAAAGTGCGCGATTAGCTCAGTGGTAGAGCAATGCCTTGACATGGCAGAGGTCACAAGTTCAAATCTTGTATTGCGCACCATCTTTAACAGGGAGTTATGGGAAACCATAACTCCCTGATTCTTTTTAGGCATCACATGCGACATACGTGCAGATGATCGCTCACGAAGGCTCGATGGATGGGGTGTCGACAATTCCACCTTCGCTTGATTAAACGCAGAAAATTGCTCAAACGGTAGCGTTTCCAATTTATCAAGGGTTCTAAATTAGCCGTTTTTCTCCACTTTCAAGGGGCTGGTTTTATTTCTTAACGTATTCAGAAGGTTAAGAATGGTGTTAGATTAAAACTATTTTATCTGCCTGAAAGACTTCGTCTCTGAACGCGAAAAATCAGGGGCCTGAGGGGGGCTTCAATCCTATGCGGTATGAAATATTACAAGAAATCTGAATATTTGCCTTTCGAGCATTGATGAAACTTGAAGATATTCAGCCTTGGTTAAGCAATGACTAAAGGGTGTCAGAGGCCTTTTTCATGAGGGTAATTTGGAGTGGAACCCACCCCAAAAACCAACATGAATATTAAACAACATTGTTTTGCCATCACGGCCTTAGCATTGTCTGCCACGGCCTCTTCAATCAGCGCTCAGACCGTTAGCACTACTTTCACAGGTGTCTCTCCAGGATTGACTCTTAACGGAACTTTCGATGGGGCTAACGTGGAGTCTCTGAACTCAGGCGTCATGCAGTTCGATGATTTCGAGGCCTTCTGCGTTGATCCCTATCAGAATATCTCTGTGAATCAGACTCTGACCTACGCTCAGGAACTGACCTTTTCAAATCCAGCCACCAGTGATGCCATTGCTCGCTTGGTAGGCAACTACTACACATCCGGTCAGTCGTCCCAAGAAGCCGCAGCCACACAGTGGGCAATCTGGGAAGTGGTGATCGATGGAGTCAGCTCTGCCAATCTGAGTGACGGAAATAACCGCGTTTATAACACAGCTACAGCCAGCCTGGCTGAATCCTACTTGAAT contains:
- a CDS encoding undecaprenyl-diphosphate phosphatase encodes the protein MEIWKAIIVGVVQGLAEFLPISSSGHIVLTQFLLGMRPFPEGGEGDIVFEVILHLGTLMSVLVYFWRRLWNMTRSLWTKDLEEERRWIWLLGLATLPAVVLVITPINFVTNAETGDREKVTLGDIFERAYDNPVVVSCLLLVTGALLLAPKVIRIKQRQLGWKGALAMGIGQAIAILPGISRSGSSITAGLIAGVDAKKAAEFSFLMSIPAIAGAVVFKLDEFKEKFTSDTMVPYLAGAISAFVVGILAVALVMTAIRRGKFQYFAYYCFAAGISGILYFSLAG
- a CDS encoding thermonuclease family protein — encoded protein: MAKKKKKTVLSTVISMVIIAAVIWMKYQETTDANIREGKVRDKSVEITVPAEQSDTSLTNLLSVVQLSSTQFEVLKNCSLIDHRGNDGDSFHVKTAKGEEEVRLYFVDAPESAARTYGGGENNYERIAQQGAAMGGLDQKQTTQVGVEAKLFAKKLLKARPFTIVTKREKVYRSHRIYAYVIVEWEGEKRYLHELLVAHGLGRIHTKPMTMPDNTSGSRQRDRLKTIENYAKSKDYGAWGAH
- the hisF gene encoding imidazole glycerol phosphate synthase subunit HisF; translated protein: MLAKRIIPCLDVTDGRVVKGTNFVDLRDAGDPVECAVAYNDQEADELVFLDITASSDERKTMVDVVRRTAEKCFIPLTVGGGIRSVEDMREMLLAGADKVGINTAAVTRPELINEGATAFGNQCIVVAIDAKREGPGKWGVYTHGGRNPVGLDAVEWAKECASRGAGEILLTSMDSDGTKAGYDIELTRAVSEAVNIPVIASGGAGNLQHMVDVLKDGKADAVLAASIFHFGEHTVAEAKELFAEQDIPVRR
- a CDS encoding PEP-CTERM sorting domain-containing protein — encoded protein: MESLNSGVMQFDDFEAFCVDPYQNISVNQTLTYAQELTFSNPATSDAIARLVGNYYTSGQSSQEAAATQWAIWEVVIDGVSSANLSDGNNRVYNTATASLAESYLNDLDNMTAADVVYLTNKKYQDVVTVVPEPSSLALLGLGVVGFILRRKRA